The following proteins come from a genomic window of Sorex araneus isolate mSorAra2 chromosome 1, mSorAra2.pri, whole genome shotgun sequence:
- the LOC101546461 gene encoding taste receptor type 2 member 4-like — translation MCHDNYSCTFLCVVIIVIIFDFVGLTANLFIAVFICKNWMKRHRIVSSDKILFSLGIARFLMMGLFLLNIFCLSITPDILRSVNASIFFLVCWILLDFCILCFVTLLNTLYCVKISNFQHSVFLLLKQNLSPKIPGLLVACVLISALVTLPSVVFRLISPSPIVVVRKNGTELDLKEDILFLLTSYVLSSFLQFIVNVILASLLIHSLRRHIQKMQRNATKFWNPQTEAHVGAMKLMICFLVLYIPYSIVTLLLYLPSFLGMTMKMRIICSAFTILYHPAHSVLIILTHPNLKSQAKQILCFNKQKFRGQ, via the coding sequence ATGTGTCACGACAATTATTCGTGTACATTTTTATGtgttgttattattgtcataatttttGATTTTGTGGGACTCACTGCAAACCTGTTTATTGCAGTTTTCATTTGTAAGAATTGGATGAAAAGACATAGAATTGTTTCTTCCGACAAGATCCTCTTCAGCTTGGGCATTGCCCGGTTTCTTATGATGGGACTGTTTCTCTTGAACATCTTCTGCCTCTCCATCACTCCTGATATTCTCAGGTCAGTCAATGCATCTATTTTCTTCTTGGTGTGCTGGATACTTTTGGACTTCtgtattctttgttttgtgaCATTACTGAACACCTTGTACTGCGTGAAGATTTCTAACTTCCAACACTCAGTGTTTCTCCTGCTGAAACAAAATCTCTCCCCAAAGATCCCTGGGCTGCTGGTGGCCTGTGTGCTGATTTCTGCCCTTGTCACTCTTCCCTCTGTCGTGTTCAGACTGATTTCACCCTCCCCAATAGTTGTGGTTAGGAAAAATGGCACAGAGTTAGACCTGAAAGAGGACATTTTGTTTTTGCTGACCTCTTACGTCTTGAGCTCATTTCTGCAGTTCATCGTGAACGTGATATTGGCTTCCTTGCTAATCCATTCCTTGAGGAGACACATACAGAAGATGCAGAGAAATGCTACCAAGTTTTGGAATCCCCAGACGGAAGCTCATGTGGGCGCCATGAAGCTGATGATCTGTTTCCTGGTCCTCTACATCCCTTACTCGATTGTCACCCTGCTCCTTTATTTACCCTCCTTTTTGGGGATGACTATGAAAATGAGAATCATTTGCTCGGCATTTACTATCCTTTACCATCCAGCACATTCTGTTCTCATTATTCTCACACACCCTAACCTGAAAAGCCAAGCCAAGCAGATTCTTTGTTTCAACAAACAGAAGTTCAGGGGTCAGTAG
- the LOC101546715 gene encoding taste receptor type 2 member 3-like, giving the protein MLELTEQVFLILVIILFLLGILGNGFIGLVNGGGWFKNKTLSLSDFIITFLALSRIILLWILLIDGVLLVLPSKVQDDMILREMLGIFWTFTNHLSIWLATCLSVLYCLKIASFSHPTFLWLKWRVFRVVLGMLLAAVLLSCASALSRIHEFKICAAFSEISGTGNVSEHIRKKSKYDLVHALGILWDLPSLIVMLVSYFLLLVSLGRHIQRMQLHGTNSRDTTTQAHRKATKIILSFLFFFLLYYICILLSFFRFFLPGPTMVKMIGEVFSVFYSAGHSFIIILGSNKLKQTFVKMLWCETCQLQIGSKESLAP; this is encoded by the coding sequence ATGTTGGAACTCACAGAGCAGGTCTTCCTGATTCTGGTTATCATTCTTTTTCTCCTAGGTATTCTGGGCAACGGTTTCATTGGGTTGGTCAATGGTGGCGGCTGGTTCAAGAACAAGACACTTTCTTTGTCGGACTTTATCATCACTTTCCTGGCTCTTTCTAGGATCATTTTGCTATGGATTCTCCTGATAGATGGTGTTTTGTTGGTGTTGCCTTCCAAGGTACAAGATGATATGATTTTAAGGGAAATGCTGGGAATTTTCTGGACATTTACAAACCATCTGAGCATTTGGCTTGCCACCTGCCTCAGTGTCCTCTACTGCCTGAAAATCGCCAGTTTCTCCCACCCGACCTTCCTCTGGCTCAAGTGGAGAGTGTTCAGGGTGGTCTTAGGGATGCTGCTGGCTGCAGTGCTCCTGTCCTGTGCCAGCGCCTTGTCTCGGATCCACGAATTTAAGATCTGTGCTGCTTTTAGTGAAATCAGCGGCACAGGAAATGTGTCTGAGCACAttaggaaaaaaagtaaatatgatTTGGTCCATGCACTTGGAATTCTTTGGGACCTCCCTTCCCTAATAGTAATGCTGGTCTCCTACTTTCTGCTCCTCGTCTCCCTGGGGAGGCACATTCAGCGGATGCAGCTACATGGAACCAACTCCAGAGATACAACTACACAGGCCCACAGGAAAGCCACCAAAAtcattctctcctttctctttttctttctactgtattacatttgcattttactttcatttttcagatttttcctACCCGGACCAACAATGGTTAAGATGATCGGAGAagtattttctgtgttttattcaGCTGGCcactcatttattattattttaggaagCAACAAACTGAAACAGACATTTGTAAAGATGCTTTGGTGTGAGACTTGTCAACTTCAGATTGGATCCAAGGAATCCCTTGCCCCTTAG